In Arachis hypogaea cultivar Tifrunner chromosome 7, arahy.Tifrunner.gnm2.J5K5, whole genome shotgun sequence, the genomic window TGACTCTTTGCCTTATCCAAACACCATTGAATATAGCAATTTTCTTATACTAGGATCACTCAAAATAtggattttatatttagatatattgataaataaaaggTTGTCAATATCTTTCAATACTTCAATAATTGCAATGCAATGCGTACAATATTCTCTTGTCATTAAGGTAAGATTTTGGAAATTAATGGATCACGGAGAAAGAaaatttttcacaatttttttttttttaatagagaaGGATCATCACCACTAATTCAAGGCGTGAGATATTAGAATTGAATACGAATAAAAATAAGCTGATGGTAGACATTAAATTTGGAAgaacaatataatatatatatatgtatatatttaatttgatgCATAAGAATGTAAAAAATTTTCTACgaatatctaattaaatttatatgtttagataatattttaaataataaattttaatacggttatttatttatataaaattcttttatattaataaacaataataataacaaaattttattctattaaattaaatagagttgattatataaattaaataatactattAAATTTTATCATGTATTGTCTTTAGGCGAAAACAAAattcatataatatatattatatttatttttcattttttacttcCAAAAAATAATTGCGTGTAGAATCCGATGGCACTTGTCAATTTGAAATTTTCCTATCTTCTCttaatataatttgtaacaaatcCATGGTAAGCATAAGAGATATACtgatcaaatatattaaaaatatttatcagaatttttatattaattaaatatcgactaaaattattaaaattacttACTCAAAATTTTCTGTTAGTCaataaaatagtaatattttaatttaaatttaactatttttttgtaaatttattgATGTATTTTATTATAAagcatataaatattattttataataacaaacaTTAAAATAAAAGACATCAAATTTATCTTTGCTAGTTGTGGTCAACAACATCGGTCCCATCAAATCTGTATCCGTGGTTGGTTGACTATGGCAAGGATAACTTATATTAAGCTAAGATATAATTTGTgttcataaaatttttaaaaactattttttgtgtttaatttaattattcatattacaaattaaattaaatactaaaaatattacATCAAAAATGTATAgaagaaaattagaaaaatatattttactcttacataaaaatataaactaataactattaaataatacttaaatttttatatatttggtAGTAACTATAGTTACAAAAAATTTTGAcattacttaaaaaatataacaaaacttAAGATGACTTCTTATTACTGTTTTAACTGATGAATGACTAAAATACtagcaaatattttttttcttctatatatTGAAGTGccttctaaaaataattaaaccctACAGTAATTACAATAATTATGAtatcttaaaaatattattaaaattaaaataatatttttattattaaataatatatttcaaaaaatattattaaaatataaaaaaattcattttaatttttataatatttatataatcacTGTGACTATTATAGACATACTGGAACTCACCACATATAATTTAAGAGCATACCACAAAGAGGGGTTGTGGTAGTTGATTCCAATTTTTCATTCTGTGTTTGTTTTATTCcccattttttaaaatcttttaatgaCAAGTTGAAGCAATAAGGATGCGGATATGTCATGTGTTGTGTATAAAGGAGAATGATATAAACTTTTGAGAGAGCAAAAAATGAAGCTGCTTAAAAGTGCTAAAGCCCAAAGATCATAATCAAGTGTGTGTGGACCAGTTGAACAACCACAGTACCACACcatgtgataaaaaaaaataaaaaaaataaaaaaataaaaaataaatcagatTAACGAGATTTAAAAAACTATAAATTACATTGTGGTTTCATAGCCCCTGTGGAATTTTTATAACCATGTCAAGtggatattaaaattagttattaaaattaattattagtataaaatatatattaaaaatgagttatatatatttataaattaaaattttatttaaaaatttattattgaccaataatttattatatgtataaggtgagatttaaatttttaatacttatttaagtagactaataaattaattattagaacaatttaatttaattcatgataatgattaattttaataactaattttagtatataaataatattatttttagaataattCTCCACATTTAAGCAATTTTTCATCTAAATTCATTCAAGTGATTTGAGTAATGTGTTTCTTTTTCCGTTTATGtcctttcttcttcttatcctctttctctttctcctcttcttcttccttttttttttatttttcaatttcctTACCGTCTTTACTAACAACACCTCTTtctccttttcctccttctcttatTGGAATTTcatctcctctttcttttttatcattctttttcatcatcatcatcataattatcatcGTTATCGTCATTGCATTTTTctaatatgtataataaaaaatatttggttcatttggtattatacaatgatttcattttcatcatattttttgttcatttgaGACACAGGTGTTTCTGAATTCAAATTTATATAATAGAccattttttgtttatttgatatttatataATGGTTtcgctttaataatatttttggttcattcaATCACCACATAGAATTAGAATCAATAAAGATGTTAGTAGAATATTAGTATTGTTAGTGATGACGAtaatgatgatggaaaaggaagaagaaaaggaacgAAGGGGGAAATCAaagaatttcaaataaaaaagaaataggatgagaaagagaaagaggaggagagatGAATGTGGTGGTATGgtagtggtggtgatgatgaccataataaaaaaattaaagagataaaagaagggaaaaaatggataaaaaagtagaaagaaaaagaaaactaaatctcGCAacgtaaattaaataatttaattgtttgattgtataaattgcttgaatatgcACTAGAACTCATGTTTTTAATAACAATATTAAGCTTATATTTATTAAACTAAATCTAGTGTGATTGAGATATTTGAtgtaatatatactatatcttaACTAATATTTAATTTGTGTATAACTATTTTAACTATTAGTGGCATGGCAGCCATTAAAATATTTCAACTCTATGCAAATAATTTGTGAGTTGCATGATGACCATTCCTTTGGAATCATTGCATGTGACTCAAGCTTTATGAGttggaaataaattaataagggTTTCGTGCACTTTTGGAGGAAAACCTGAGGTGAACCAACAAGAAGTCAATTTCAATTTGGAATTCTTTTGTTCTTGGAATATTCTATTAAACTTGATCAtatccttaataaaataattgaCTGAGTGCCCTTTTTCACAATAGAATATAGAATAATAAGCAGTGTTATCAAACACGACTTGTTATATGTGCAGGTAAGGAATTTGAATTACTACACACCTTACACTGATTTGAATCTTGATATTTCAATTATTGTATTATTATGgtcttttaaattaagataaaatatattttttattaaaatttatcaaaaaattttaaaaataatttttaattttatttttaaaatttttatttgtattaaatatattcttagcatctgaatttttttaaaaaaaactaatacaataataatacaTGGCAATTATATCTGATTTACTTATATTAacagttatttttaaaatttattattaaattgattctaattttttttaaaaatagataccaaaaatatatttaatacaattcaaaaatctttacaaaataaaatctaaaattatttttaaaatttttaactaacttcaaaaataaaaaaatatactttatccgtCAAACTAATATCTGAGCATTATTATAATGCTCTTTCTATCTTTTGCTAACAATGACTTAAAGAAATAGAATAATGAGTTAGCACTCTAATACTATAGTAGATACTGTAACGATTATATGATATGAATAAGCTTTAAATTGTCATATTAAATAGTTATTGTAGACTTGTAGTATTCAACATAGCATTAGAatacctgttttttttttttttaaattttatttgctgATTTATTGTCGAAAAAAAAGTCAAAAGACCACTACTGTAATATTCAaagttcaatttaaaaaataatagtaatgcAATTAGAATCTCAATTATCAAATTAATGCAAAACGTGAATAAGAAAGACATTTGATAATTTAGTGGAATTTGAatacaaaatataattacaataacTCGTATTAAATTAAGGCATGTAGCACATTAACTGAATCTAAGATTGTTTGTATATGATAAATTTCatgaaacatatatatatatatagaacaaaTAAATAAGAAGATTTATTTCCAAAACAGAATAgacaagaagaaatagaagttgataattatgtgtgtgtgtgtgtgtggttgataatttaacacaaaaataatatacaaagATGTGAACAAATTTGATGTCCAAATATAAGTGGCTACTTAGTGTATGTATTTATGCAAACATAATAGCTAATACCAAAATAGATTATGATAAATATGGTAGTTAATTATatatgtcaaattatttaatattttttattaaattcaataaaaaattcaattttttaattaatattagttagttaattttttattattaattttaaatgttaaaattttaaattgaaatcttaaaatttttaagaaagaattTTATAGTAACACTTgactaatattaatttttgaaaaattagttttaaaaaattaaataaataagtccCTTATTTTTAACTTAAAGACAAataaaatcttaattaattaaaaatataaaaatatgttttatcttttaaaagtacgagatatttaaattttttcgttcaatatataaaaacaaatatgtttcttaaaaaaattcaaatatttcgaatttagaaaattaaaaatatttttatatttttaattaattaataatttatttatttttaaattaaaaatttaaaaacttatgTATTGTTTTCTtgttatatacttttttttattattacttttttaataaaatatccaaaaataattaataGCTAATTAATCacgaatttaaatattatttaaaaatatggcCAATAGAATTTTGTATAACCCAAATTTGTTTTTAAGTTTAGAAATGTTAGTCACATACTCACATGGAAATATGGAATATAACCAATTTTTTTTCCCCAAAATTAAATTGAAGCCAATGCTTTCACACTCATACATTAACATTACATAGACATGAATAAATCAGTTTCGATTGATGTAATGATTAATTCACTAATTTATTTGAGTAaatataaaagatttaaattttattttgtatatataataatttattaaccatTCACAAACTTTTAAATTGAAATCTAATTCGCCATGGATTAGTTTCGTaggccaaagaaaaaaaaaaaacattacgtAGCGCATTCAATCATTGATCATTGATCTCACAACATTAACCTTATTTATATAAATTCATAACAATGCTTCCTTATAattaattcattcattcattcattccatcattttcattctcttttctcCTATTTAATTTCTTTAACAAATCCTTCAAAATTAACCGCCAAATTATGGAGCCATTTTGCCGCCGATTGTCTGGCGGCGGCGCCACCACCTCCGCCGCTGGAATTCAGCTTCCGCGGCCGAGGCAGGAGCCTGGAATTACCGCAGTACGCTACAAGTACAATTACGATCCTCTCCGGAAGCGGAGGTCGATCACGTTGAGATTTCCAATGCGGTTGGTGGCGGCGGCGTCGGAGGTGAGGTCCACGCGCCGAGGTGGCGCATGGGAGAGATCCGAAGAGGTAGCGGGAAGAGAGAAGGCAGCGGGTCCGTGTTCGTATGCCGTGGAGGATGATACGGCGGTGGCAGCAGCAGCTGCTACATCAAGGGTGGGCTTAGGGCGGGGAACGGCGGTGGaagtggcggtggcggtggcggcgACGGTGGTAACCGGAGTGGGGAACAGGGTGCTGTATAAGCTGGCGTTGGTTCCTCTGAAACAGTACCCTTTCTTCTTAGCTCAGCTTGCCACCTTTGGGTAACTTTCACTTTTTCCAAACTCATAACTAACTAACTACATTAACGGAAAAATTCAGGTGCAATCTACGTCACGTTAATTTGATAACTgagaattgttaaataatttgactaaattttcatctaattctCAACTATTGCATCTGAGTTAGCATAAATACTAAATTGtctcttaacaaataaattttactaatttgtaCGTGCAAATTCTAAAAAATGTAATATAAATTGTATTGATTTATGTGTGCAAATATATGTGAAAATTATATATTCTTTGTGTATAAAATCCTTATAAATATAGGTGTAAATTATTACTGATTAAGtattggtaaaaaataataataatatttactggtTATGAAGTATTATTCTTTGTAACTGTGTTGTTTCATATACTTTTGATAAATATTTAgtaatttaatatgtattttatagaaGTGATTGATTTGATAGCTTATTTTTTATGAAAGCGTAATAATATGGTTAAATCTTATTTCATTTCATatgaatcatgaaaaataaaaaatgtgttaATTGTTATAATTTCAGATATGTAATAGTGTATTTTAGCATAATGTATATCCGGCAACATGCTGGTATTGTTACTGAAGAGATGCTGAGTATGCCAAAAGCCCCTTATGTTCTCATTGGTATTTTAGAGGCTCTTGCTGCTGCCACTGGCATGGCTGCGGCCGGTAATTTTCTACTTTCTATCCTTGGTGATAATTGAATGGATATTGtcacttttattttgataataatgCTATTCTTATAGTTTTCCGTATTATGCAAAaatgtaatataaaaaatatatataaggcaTGAAGTGACATTATAAAAAAGTGGCAATATCCTCACTCCCATAATAAACAATCATCTTTCTGAATTTTATTTGCTAACTTGTGGTGTTTGTTTCTTGCACCAGCAATTCTCTCCGGAGCATCAATTCCAATTTTGTCTCAGGTAACTCACTTATCTACTCTGTTTTCCACAATGAGGTCCTTTTGGTCTAAAATGGACTCATATATTCCACAAAGTGGTATAATCCTTtgtcatttattttttgttaagagTGGTATAATCCTTTCTAAAAATGGATAGGAGTTGAGTTGAGTATTTACTCGAATTAAAATTGGGTGCTTAAGTACCAACTAAGTCTCTGTTAAGTTCATATCTATATACATGCTGCATAGGTTTCAGTTTGCTAATTTGGCCTATATTTTGTTGCAGAGTTTTCTTGTGTGGCAAATTCTTCTGTCAATTATTTTTCTTGGGAGAAGATATAAACTCAACCAACTATTTGGATGCTTTCTTGTAACCATTGGCGTAATTGTTACTGTAGCAAGGTTAGTGTGTGTTAAGTTTAGGAGGCCACATGTTAATGGAAAAGTGACagtaaaaaagaaacaaaagggaGCAACTTCTAAAACAAATTCTAAGTAGCACTCTTACAAGTGAATTGACTATGAATATAGCTGATTATGACATTATAATTACATATGTTTGGCACAAACTAAACTGTCTAAAGCCTTGTGTTTCTATgcatatgttttttattttttatttttttactgctGTAGTGGATCAAGTGCTGGGAATTCATTAAAAGAAGGTGGTGTATTTTGGAGCCTTCTGATGATAGTTTCATTCTTTCTCCAAGCAGCTGATACAGTTCTCAAGGTTATTGTCATTTATGATGTTTATCTCCTTTTCCTTGGTTTCAAATTATTAATTTCTCTATCTTAATGCTTGGAATTTTCATACTTTGTAGGAAATTATCTTTCTGGATGCAAACCGAAAACTGAAGGTTtgtatatttttatgaaaaatgttGTTTACTTGTAGTCAAAATTTCATTTCAGTTTTTAtcttaaacaatatatattaatttgttcTAATACTCTGAAACTTGCAATCCGTAAGATGCATGTTTTGCTAAACCGTTCAATTTACTTATTTATAActgtcatttttcttttttctacatTTGTTCCCCCTCTGAAAGGTAAATATACTAATCAGCATTAtctaacattatctgaattctgaaaCAGTGTGGCTCTGTGGACCTATTTGTTGTAAACTCATATGGATCTGCTTTTCAAGTAAGCACTCTGAAGTTTTCTTAGAAATTGTTTTCAGCTTTTCATTTGCAATAAAAGTGCATACAGCGCAAATATAAAATGGATGGCTAAATGCATGAAAATGTGTTTAGTGTAGGCACTATTCATATGCCTTCTCCTCCCCTTCCTTTCAAAACTATGGGGCATACCCTTCAGTCAACTACCAACCTACCTTAAAGATGGTGCAGCCTGCTTCTTGAATATTGGTACATTATCCAGTGGTAAGCTCTACATTATTTTCTATCCATAGTTCATGATTTCAGTTTGGCTTTGTGATTGTTCTAGTATAGAAAATACAGAAATATTTAGAGATATAAACTTGTTCGGAGAGTTGACAAAAGATATTTCTAGTAGATTTTCTTCATCTCTATTGTTTCGATGCCTCTGTATTTGTGCCATGAAACAATTACCAAACATGGATTATGAGTTAGTTTGGTGTCCACTTGTATCATGGGATGAACTTTTCA contains:
- the LOC112702114 gene encoding protein CLT1, chloroplastic; the encoded protein is MEPFCRRLSGGGATTSAAGIQLPRPRQEPGITAVRYKYNYDPLRKRRSITLRFPMRLVAAASEVRSTRRGGAWERSEEVAGREKAAGPCSYAVEDDTAVAAAAATSRVGLGRGTAVEVAVAVAATVVTGVGNRVLYKLALVPLKQYPFFLAQLATFGYVIVYFSIMYIRQHAGIVTEEMLSMPKAPYVLIGILEALAAATGMAAAAILSGASIPILSQSFLVWQILLSIIFLGRRYKLNQLFGCFLVTIGVIVTVASGSSAGNSLKEGGVFWSLLMIVSFFLQAADTVLKEIIFLDANRKLKCGSVDLFVVNSYGSAFQALFICLLLPFLSKLWGIPFSQLPTYLKDGAACFLNIGTLSSGCDGAPLLPMLFIIVNMGFNIALLHLLKISSAVVSCLASTFSVPISIYVFTLPLPYLGVGSSLPTGFVAGAIILVLGLLFYAWTPSNASSPNDVCCN